Part of the Sulfuricella denitrificans skB26 genome is shown below.
TGATGTGGTCGTTGCCGCTGTCGGCACCGCAGTAGGGATAAAAAGGGGACTGGAAAGTTGAGCACAGCATGACGCGGGGATCATCGTGGAAGATTTCCTCGGTGCCGTTGCCGTGATGGACGTCAAAATCAGCAATGGCAACGCGCTTCAGGCCATAGTGCTCAATGGCGTGGGCGACGCCGACGGCGACATTATTAAACAGGCAGAAGCCCATGGCGCGGCCCGATTCGGCATGGTGGCCAGGCGGACGGATGGCACAAAAGGCATTCTCAACCTTGCGCTCCAGCACCAGATCAGTCGCCAGTACTACTGCGCCGGCAGCGCGCAGAGCCGCATTCAGCGTGAACGGGTTCATCGCCGTGTCCGGATCGAGGTAAACCAGCCCATGCTGGGGCGCTGCGGCTTGCACGGCTTCGATGTATTGCGGCTTGTGCACCCGCGCCAGTTGCTCGAACGTGGCCAGCGGCGCATCATGGTGCTGAAGGAAGGTCAGCAACCCGGAAGCAATCAACTGGTCTTCGATGGCGCGAAGTCGCGCCG
Proteins encoded:
- a CDS encoding histone deacetylase family protein gives rise to the protein MHTAYITHPDCLKHDMGADHPECPARLRAIEDQLIASGLLTFLQHHDAPLATFEQLARVHKPQYIEAVQAAAPQHGLVYLDPDTAMNPFTLNAALRAAGAVVLATDLVLERKVENAFCAIRPPGHHAESGRAMGFCLFNNVAVGVAHAIEHYGLKRVAIADFDVHHGNGTEEIFHDDPRVMLCSTFQSPFYPYCGADSGNDHIINVPLPAGTDGAAFRQAVSERWLPALERFQPEMLFISAGFDAHWEDDMAMFKLKEADYAWVTQQVKDVAEKHAQGRIVSALEGGYELHALGRSVAAHIKVLSGL